A portion of the Lysinibacillus timonensis genome contains these proteins:
- a CDS encoding alpha-D-ribose 1-methylphosphonate 5-phosphate C-P-lyase PhnJ yields MSNFPFAFLDEQSKKEIRRAILKGVAIPGYQVPFASREMPIGRGWGTGGLQITLALVGQNDILKVIDQGSDESVNAENIKKLVQKTTGIETTTHTSEATMIQSRHRIPEVPLRSDQIMILQVPEPEPLRHVERSEFKTKQMHAEKEYSGAYLLLFEQIMRYNQTAQGADYPVFVHNRYVMNPSPIPRFDNPKIHRSDALILFGAGREKKIYAVPPYTNVESLAFEDYPFEIERFEGKVCRATGLTNIFLDEITDEETGETYYLCNDTSYMQEYLEQKRGI; encoded by the coding sequence TTGAGTAACTTTCCATTTGCTTTTTTAGATGAGCAATCCAAGAAGGAAATTCGTCGTGCCATTTTAAAAGGTGTGGCGATCCCAGGATATCAAGTGCCGTTTGCATCAAGAGAAATGCCTATAGGTCGCGGATGGGGTACTGGAGGACTTCAAATCACACTTGCATTAGTAGGTCAAAATGACATTTTAAAAGTAATTGATCAAGGATCTGACGAGTCTGTTAATGCTGAAAATATTAAAAAACTTGTTCAAAAAACGACAGGAATTGAAACAACCACTCATACAAGTGAAGCGACAATGATCCAATCTCGTCACAGAATTCCTGAAGTACCCCTTAGAAGTGATCAAATAATGATTCTTCAAGTTCCAGAGCCAGAACCACTAAGACACGTAGAACGAAGTGAATTCAAAACGAAGCAAATGCATGCGGAAAAAGAATATAGCGGTGCTTATTTACTGTTGTTTGAGCAAATTATGCGTTACAACCAAACGGCACAGGGAGCAGATTATCCGGTTTTTGTTCATAACCGATACGTCATGAATCCAAGCCCGATTCCGCGATTCGATAATCCAAAAATTCACCGAAGTGATGCGTTGATTTTATTTGGTGCTGGACGCGAGAAGAAAATATATGCTGTTCCTCCGTATACAAATGTGGAGTCGCTTGCTTTTGAGGATTATCCATTTGAGATTGAGAGATTTGAAGGGAAAGTATGTAGAGCAACAGGGCTTACTAATATATTCTTAGATGAAATTACGGATGAAGAAACGGGCGAAACGTACTACTTATGTAATGATACAAGCTACATGCAAGAGTACTTAGAGCAGAAAAGAGGGATATAA
- a CDS encoding ATP-binding cassette domain-containing protein, whose product MHVEQPILQIKNLSKQYGDGCSYCLQANAKLEKNFCPVCRTVFACKDVSIELYRGEILGIVGESGSGKSTLMKSLYFDEEVTIGEGYLEDFHNGSINIFTQSQQQKRYIRNVLLGMVYQNPMLGLRMSFSSISNIAEKQIAAGNRHVGNMVDRSYELLNRVNIPVKRSKEPPKNFSGGMQQRVQIAKALSSNPPILLLDEVTTGLDLSVQASVLDLIKTIQRELHISMIVVSHDLAVIRMLADRTIVMLNGQVIEQGLTDQILEDPQHAYTQQLVYSLL is encoded by the coding sequence ATGCATGTGGAACAACCTATTTTGCAAATAAAGAACTTATCAAAGCAATATGGAGACGGGTGTTCGTACTGTTTACAAGCGAATGCAAAATTGGAAAAGAATTTTTGCCCTGTATGTAGAACTGTATTTGCTTGTAAAGATGTATCTATTGAACTTTACCGTGGTGAAATTCTTGGAATCGTAGGGGAAAGCGGTAGTGGTAAATCAACGTTGATGAAAAGTCTCTATTTCGATGAAGAAGTCACAATTGGAGAAGGCTATCTAGAAGATTTTCATAATGGTTCGATTAATATTTTTACACAATCACAGCAACAAAAAAGATATATTCGCAATGTATTACTAGGTATGGTTTATCAAAATCCAATGCTTGGGTTAAGAATGAGCTTCTCTTCAATTAGTAATATCGCAGAAAAACAAATTGCAGCAGGAAATAGGCACGTAGGGAACATGGTAGATAGAAGTTATGAATTACTTAATAGGGTCAATATCCCGGTAAAGCGGAGTAAAGAGCCACCTAAAAATTTCTCTGGTGGGATGCAACAACGAGTTCAAATAGCGAAAGCATTATCTAGTAACCCACCCATTTTATTGCTAGATGAAGTGACAACGGGTCTTGATTTGTCGGTACAGGCATCCGTGCTCGATTTAATCAAAACCATTCAACGGGAACTTCACATCTCCATGATAGTTGTATCACATGATTTAGCGGTAATAAGAATGCTAGCTGATCGTACGATTGTGATGTTGAACGGCCAAGTTATTGAGCAAGGATTAACAGATCAAATATTAGAAGACCCACAGCATGCTTATACACAGCAACTAGTATATTCATTACTTTAA
- the phnM gene encoding phosphonate metabolism protein PhnM has protein sequence MYILTNGTIVTENEMLTEHAVVVENDRIVNIIHENEIAHFFGAHIIDANGGYISPGLVDIHSDYLETVVSPRPSSLMDMNLGLRECERILATHGITTIFHSLSYYGDDKYSHKAIRNPENVQKCVNAITESHDAEHLIRHRLHARFEIDCVDQMPILIENILDNKVHLLSFMDHTPGQGQYRNLEIYKGIMLGYRDMSEQELDGIIEGHKEKQKITFEDIERISQLARQRNIAVASHDDDEIEKLKLVQSYGTTISEFPITLEVAKAAKELGLQTVAGAPNILLGGSHSGNLSAAEAIQEKVIDIICSDYYPSAMLHGIFEMSNKYGEDLHCLFQLVTINPARAVNMGDEIGSIAPGKKADLLVIEQMTDGYPMVTSTMVDGKLILQTNYR, from the coding sequence ATGTATATTCTTACAAACGGAACGATTGTCACTGAAAATGAAATGTTAACAGAACATGCGGTCGTAGTTGAAAATGACCGAATTGTAAATATAATACACGAAAATGAAATTGCCCATTTCTTTGGGGCGCATATTATCGATGCAAATGGAGGGTATATCTCTCCTGGGCTGGTTGATATTCATTCGGATTACCTTGAAACGGTTGTGTCACCCCGTCCTAGTTCTTTAATGGATATGAATCTAGGATTAAGAGAATGTGAACGTATTTTAGCTACACACGGTATTACAACAATTTTTCATTCGCTATCTTATTATGGTGACGATAAATATTCACATAAAGCGATCCGTAATCCCGAAAATGTACAAAAGTGTGTAAATGCCATTACTGAATCACATGATGCAGAGCACTTGATCCGCCATAGGTTACATGCGCGGTTTGAAATTGATTGTGTGGATCAAATGCCCATATTAATCGAAAATATTTTAGATAACAAAGTCCATTTACTATCTTTTATGGATCATACACCGGGGCAAGGTCAGTATCGCAATCTAGAAATCTATAAAGGTATTATGCTAGGGTACCGTGATATGTCTGAACAAGAATTAGATGGGATAATTGAAGGTCATAAAGAAAAACAAAAGATAACCTTTGAGGATATTGAACGAATTAGCCAACTAGCCAGACAACGTAATATTGCAGTGGCATCTCACGATGATGATGAAATAGAAAAACTAAAGCTTGTGCAATCATATGGAACAACAATTAGTGAATTTCCGATCACTCTAGAAGTCGCTAAAGCAGCGAAAGAGCTAGGCCTTCAAACGGTTGCAGGTGCTCCTAATATTTTACTAGGCGGTTCACATTCAGGTAATTTGAGTGCAGCAGAAGCGATTCAGGAAAAAGTTATTGATATTATTTGTAGCGACTATTATCCGTCCGCAATGCTACATGGCATATTTGAAATGAGTAACAAGTATGGAGAAGACCTACATTGTTTATTTCAATTAGTGACAATCAATCCTGCGCGAGCAGTAAATATGGGTGACGAGATCGGGTCAATAGCCCCTGGTAAAAAGGCGGATCTATTAGTAATTGAACAGATGACCGATGGATATCCAATGGTTACATCGACAATGGTAGATGGAAAGCTCATTTTACAAACGAATTATCGATAA